From the genome of Methanocaldococcus sp., one region includes:
- a CDS encoding site-2 protease family protein — protein sequence MNYSIRLFRVMGIPIELHITFILLLIIIIGLSVINKNIFWAILFILLFVSVVLHELGHSYVAKKYGVKIEKILLLPIGGVAMMDKIPREGELKIGLAGPIVSFIIGISLLIISQFFDINIGGYPLIYTVGLLNLMLGSFNLIPAFPMDGGRVLRAILSKKYGYLKSTKIAANIGKSLALAMLIFGLLSMNIILILVSLFVYFGAEQESRMVEVETIFKNIKAKDIMTPNPVCVDPNMSIEEFLNFMLKHKYFGYPVVENGKLIGCIGINNIHSKKGTVRDYMEKSVIVDENTDITDILKKMVYADRVFVVDENNNLKGIISKTDILRAMNILELKEELNN from the coding sequence TATTAATAATTATAATTGGGCTATCTGTGATTAATAAAAATATATTTTGGGCTATTTTATTTATTTTATTGTTTGTCTCTGTCGTTTTACATGAATTAGGGCATAGTTATGTGGCTAAAAAGTATGGTGTCAAAATTGAGAAAATTTTACTTCTACCAATTGGCGGAGTAGCGATGATGGATAAAATTCCAAGAGAAGGAGAGCTAAAGATAGGTTTGGCTGGTCCAATAGTTAGTTTTATTATTGGAATCTCCTTATTAATTATATCTCAATTTTTTGATATAAATATTGGAGGTTATCCTTTAATATATACAGTTGGATTGTTAAATTTAATGCTTGGTAGTTTTAACTTAATTCCTGCCTTTCCTATGGATGGAGGTAGAGTTTTAAGGGCTATATTATCAAAAAAATATGGCTATTTAAAATCTACAAAAATAGCGGCAAATATTGGAAAAAGTTTAGCTTTGGCTATGTTAATTTTTGGATTACTATCAATGAATATTATATTAATTTTAGTGAGTTTGTTTGTATATTTTGGTGCTGAACAAGAGAGTAGAATGGTGGAAGTTGAAACAATCTTTAAAAATATTAAGGCAAAGGACATTATGACACCAAATCCAGTATGTGTAGATCCAAATATGAGCATTGAAGAATTTTTAAATTTTATGCTTAAACACAAATATTTTGGATATCCAGTAGTTGAAAATGGAAAATTAATTGGTTGTATAGGGATAAATAATATACATAGTAAAAAAGGGACTGTAAGAGATTATATGGAAAAGTCTGTAATAGTTGATGAAAATACTGATATAACTGACATTTTAAAAAAGATGGTTTATGCTGATAGGGTTTTTGTTGTAGATGAAAATAACAATTTAAAAGGAATAATATCAAAGACAGACATATTGAGGGCTATGAATATATTAGAATTAAAAGAAGAGTTAAATAATTAA
- a CDS encoding 30S ribosomal protein S27ae: protein MTKGKKTAKYKYYKIEGDKVVRLKKFCPRCGPGVFMAEHLNRYSCGKCGYMEWKQPQKKEE from the coding sequence ATGACAAAAGGTAAAAAAACAGCAAAATACAAATATTACAAAATTGAAGGAGATAAAGTTGTTAGATTAAAGAAGTTTTGCCCAAGATGTGGACCAGGAGTTTTTATGGCTGAGCACTTAAATAGATACTCCTGTGGAAAATGTGGATATATGGAATGGAAACAGCCTCAAAAGAAAGAAGAATAA
- a CDS encoding 30S ribosomal protein S24e, whose product MEIKILSERYNPLLKRKEYRFIVDYEGATPTFKDVKLKLAAILNANRDLLIVEKIVGESGMQRVRGYAKLYDNEEMLKLVEREHILRKNKIEEETAVEGGE is encoded by the coding sequence ATGGAGATAAAGATATTATCAGAAAGATACAATCCACTATTGAAAAGAAAAGAATACAGATTTATTGTAGATTATGAAGGAGCAACACCTACATTCAAAGATGTTAAATTAAAACTTGCAGCAATCTTAAATGCAAATAGGGATTTATTAATAGTTGAAAAAATTGTTGGAGAATCTGGAATGCAGAGAGTTAGAGGTTATGCTAAATTATATGACAATGAGGAAATGTTAAAGTTAGTTGAAAGAGAACACATTTTAAGAAAAAATAAAATAGAAGAAGAAACAGCAGTTGAGGGGGGAGAATAA